One region of Culex pipiens pallens isolate TS chromosome 2, TS_CPP_V2, whole genome shotgun sequence genomic DNA includes:
- the LOC120425789 gene encoding tuberin isoform X2 — translation MSSKDKDNNTFNKLKQFFRITKTSGATHRDRNYFPISAELERELQPETPVGQRCKALKDLSEDVIKYRLEVDSVQLLWHLTKDLIVGNKSTEQRHVALNFYCKLIKGQYDNLKLMRAQFFRVIVSHEEPEDIAYRLEMLKSLTENGKNIQYFEKEIGSFLVQWISQIDQAGLIVPLLELIVNLVKYNAASLEKNFLVGIVNYIFDLTCRVEDTQTILLSLTVLDCLPGYAIIPNEILTLFIVILCRTVNREAYCQTSWKIMKNLFGTALGHATLLTMCNILNDRTFYRDEALLRGAIFHTNMGLWGVSGSAILNCPPSIVLTSFWNALKSEHVVVTFEVILSIHRLIQKNGPELNEPTWDIICDIMTEISSNLAKYRLPNDNHVVRNFHETLDVIEDLLQRNDISADPDKIYGLIEKVSSERPEASVRRLIEYMTTKISATRPEWLLELCSFMDRFYKMKGTMIRIYAVQALVKIMNINRAAYEEEILDRIVMVHLAGVVHEMDPEVRTAVAGALINFIMHCDTKRCLELLEIVGKMLQRPYDWYAQDRRVVTSVRDVADIIVLVDGLIEIFGVKLYRLPSAHAIRVFHLLLRQLELHYERPIVFQRVNVVRYNIFKWMLKARANASFHVGYPETDKSTKIRFSLYLGVEGPFQHQSTQPPQSSSVAGQSGQSSSQLNLAQQQDAKAADAMPSAGLTTISIKRGCQIIVDCLREEKDWEVIQLVLSELPNIMENKALIQGNDVDSLAKTLFRMFNDRMLTDKLIFYTNKPTQTDIHDLVLPVLASLATYHQHLEFLTKKNIIDVLKNGLISRRPQICIQTLTVLLLEMPDPLVPKLPNLLYELSKMTTSITVAVPVLEFLSTLSHLPNDRIANFVVVDYMYVMAMSFPYTNPYRYDHYTVSLAHHVIAGWFLKCRLPLRKNLVYYIVKALDSNVHTPFQDGSRPRADFSQVNEDSSNRKRSSSLTEQGSKRRGAGDRATIQQAQQAQQKTNQPNFNSDLYNFHSELAETCIDFMANHTYSPCSGLAKRSPAAEFLLRGGQSNTWLLGHNLVTITTSGCSAIPLRNGLCDRCFTMCKDSKSSTTTTTTVAASAAAAAASSEPNTASTGLSADSSSNKDSGMGTGVLESQAAVNKSANESDSTDLVTTSSSTSSSTPAALSASSAGNATGNRFFRQGSQEGGYSSSSLETLSRRGSNPDPTAADSGSTEQQQTPAATLTSKKAAGATAATGDAADKPIQLCACSCTGWAEICIRRPTGMLSWMMRVQNQINYDQSMGEFPLQDLTTLFVPSLDGGIVGADFFGQVVPTAGGGEVPPAVIPSKELDVVAGPSAVQIPPATLKATKVSISDEVFEIRKDEESSDMGEDEDVLVEPHEATIGTTTGPIDIPRHGAVAEDANEDEDDVAFDDPEGRSRNPVRRVNSSPEMSSNWKNQFLNKINSKEGEGFEGPMEMEVQQKKKNYGKGVSCEAIPEEIAGSTPPSGPKTTTPAPPSDSLTVRASGNVRQQPDFTTSGATLHPSASLPESSEAEPSTTSAPKKQHSADDAITGGRLEATSSSTETIASPAMMMNPIAQTLSSSSLNLKLPMEKITTKPPQSPAPLSPRLLARNAINGKLSNSGTASPAFPAISGAGTMHPTSNENDFPRGRSKTISVAREHYSRDNLKWGGYSKSSAQSRLRGEQAGGGGGGAATRSVISPSFVFLQLYHSGQLNSEKPILMDKDASDRAIHLLDLIAPFEKHKIGVLYVGPGQAGNEAEILKNRFGSLRYAKFLRKLGTLVAIKEAKEQNFFIDLECNGKDGNFTYIWQDDIVQVTFHVATLMPNHRHDPNCNEKKKHIGNDFVSIVYNESGDPYDLKTIKGQFNYACVVIEPMELDSNRVFVLARDEIAQHVSAKPKIVSDSGAPLLARQMALHANLASLVSQSLKIKNQNPYASNWLERLRKIKNIRAKAASSVDTQEQQTTGSGGPVRGPGGSVGSAQDLTTASTTRGDDFTVYTQ, via the exons ATGAGCAGCAAGGACAAGGACAACAACACCTTCAACAAGCTGAAGCAGTTTTTTCGCATCACCAAGACCAGCGGAG CTACTCACCGTGACCGGAACTACTTTCCCATCAGTGCGGAGTTGGAGCGGGAACTGCAGCCGGAAACGCCCGTCGGTCAACGCTGCAAGGCTCTGAAGGACTTGAGCGAGGATGTCATCAAGTACCGGCTCGAAGTGGACTCGGTGCAGCTGCTGTGGCACCTGACGAAGGACCTGATTGTCGGGAACAAGTCCACCGAGCAGCGGCACGTCGCGCTCAACTTTTACTGCAAGCTCATCAAGGGTCAGTACGACAACCTGAAGCTGATGCGGGCCCAGTTCTTCCGGGTGATTGTGTCCCACGAGGAGCCCGAGGACATTGCCTACCGGCTGGAAATGCTCAAAAGCCTCACCGAAAACGGCAAGAACATCCAGTACTTCGAGAAAGAAATCGGCTCCTTTCTCGTCCAATGGATCTCCCAAATCGACCAGGCCGGCCTCATCGTTCCCCTGCTCGAACTCATCGTGAACCTGGTCAAGTACAACGCGGCCAGCCTAGAGAAAAACTTCCTCGTCGGAATCGTCAACTACATCTTCGATCTGACATGCCGCGTCGAAGACACCCAAACCATCCTGCTGTCCCTGACCGTACTCGACTGCCTCCCCGGGTACGCCATCATCCCGAACGAAATCCTCACCCTGTTCATCGTGATCCTGTGTCGCACCGTAAATCGCGAAGCGTACTGCCAAACCTCGTGGAAGATCATGAAGAACCTGTTTGGAACGGCGCTGGGGCACGCGACGCTGCTCACCATGTGCAACATCCTGAACGATCGTACCTTTTACCGGGACGAGGCGCTGCTCCGTGGGGCCATCTTTCACACCAACATGGGACTGTGGGGCGTGAGCGGATCGGCCATCCTCAACTGTCCGCCGTCGATCGTGCTGACGAGCTTTTGGAAC GCCCTCAAAAGTGAGCACGTAGTGGTTACGTTCGAGGTGATTCTCAGCATTCACCGGCTGATCCAGAAGAATGGCCCAGAGCTAAACGAACCCACGTGGGACATCATTTGCGACATCATGACGGAGATCTCGTCCAACCTGGCCAAGTACCGGCTGCCAAACGATAACCACGTTGTGCGGAACTTTCACGAGACGCTCGATGTGATCGAGGATCTGCTGCAGCGGAACGACATCAGTGCCGACCCGGACAAGATCTACGGGTTGATTGAGAAGGTATCGAGCGAGCGGCCGGAGGCGTCCGTGAGGCGCTTGATCGAATACATGACGACGAAGATTTCGGCAACGCGGCCTGAGTGGCTGCTGGAGTTGTGCTCGTTTATGGACCGGTTCTACAAGATGAAGGGTACGATGATCCGGATTTACGCGGTGCAGGCGTTGGTGAAGATTATGAACATCAACCGGGCGGCTTACGAGGAGGAGATTCTGGACCGGATCGTGATGGTGCATTTGGCTGGGGTTGTGCACGAGATGGATCCGGAGGTGAGGACGGCCGTCGCGGGGGCGTTGATCAATTTTATCATGCATTGTGACACGAAGCGCTGCTTGGAGTTGTTGGAGATTGTGGGAAAGATGCTGCAGCGTCCGTACGATTGGTACGCGCAGGATCGACGCGTCGTTACCTCGGTGCGGGACGTGGCGGACATTATCGTGCTGGTGGATGGGTTGATTGAGATATTCGGCGTAAAGTTGTACCGGTTGCCGTCGGCGCACGCAATCCGGGTGTTTCACCTGCTGCTGCGTCAACTCGAGCTGCACTATGAAAGGCCGATTGTCTTCCAACGGGTGAACGTCGTTCGGTACAACATTTTCAAGTGGATGTTGAAGGCCCGAGCGAACGCGTCGTTCCACGTGGGCTACCCGGAGACGGACAAATCGACCAAGATTCGGTTCAGCCTTTATTTGGGCGTTGAAGGGCCGTTTCAGCATCAGAGCACTCAGCCGCCGCAATCGAGCAGCGTGGCCGGACAATCGGGTCAATCGTCGAGTCAGCTGAACCTGGCCCAACAGCAGGACGCCAAAGCGGCTGACGCAATGCCTTCGGCAGGGTTGACCACGATTTCGATCAAACGCGGTTGTCAAATCATTGTTGATTGCCTGCGCGAGGAAAAAGACTGGGAAGTTATTCAGCTGGTTCTGTCCGAGCTGCCCAACATCATGGAGAACAAGGCCCTGATTCAGGGCAACGACGTGGACTCGCTGGCGAAAACGCTGTTCCGGATGTTCAACGATCGGATGCTCACAGACAAGTTGATCTTCTACACGAACAAACCTACCCAAACGGACATCCACGATCTGGTGCTGCCCGTGTTGGCCAGTCTCGCAACATACCACCAACACTTGGAGTTCCTCACCAAAAAGAACATCATCGACGTCCTCAAGAACGGCCTCATCTCTCGACGACCCCAAATTTGCATCCAAACCCTGACGGTCCTTCTGCTCGAGATGCCCGATCCTCTGGTGCCCAAACTACCCAATCTACTCTACGAACTCAGCAAAATGACCACCAGCATAACGGTGGCCGTTCCGGTCCTGGAGTTCCTCTCAACCCTAAGCCACCTCCCAAACGATCGCATCGCCAACTTTGTCGTGGTCGATTACATGTACGTCATGGCAATGTCCTTCCCTTACACGAACCCGTACCGCTACGACCACTACACCGTATCGCTGGCCCACCACGTGATCGCCGGCTGGTTCCTCAAGTGTCGGCTGCCATTGCGCAAAAACTTGGTCTACTACATCGTGAAGGCCCTTGACTCGAACGTGCACACGCCCTTCCAGGACGGCTCGAGACCCCGCGCCGATTTCTCCCAGGTCAACGAAGATTCCTCCAACCGGAAGCGCAGCTCCAGCCTAACCGAGCAAGGCTCCAAACGTCGCGGAGCCGGCGATCGCGCCACAATCCAGCAAGCGCAACAAGCCCAACAAAAGACCAACCAACCCAACTTCAACAGCGACCTCTACAACTTCCACTCCGAGCTCGCCGAAACGTGCATCGACTTTATGGCCAACCACACGTACTCGCCCTGCTCCGGCCTAGCGAAGCGCAGTCCCGCCGCCGAGTTTCTCCTCCGCGGTGGGCAATCCAACACGTGGCTCCTCGGCCACAATCTTGTTACGATCACGACCAGCGGCTGCTCGGCCATTCCGCTGCGCAACGGACTCTGCGATCGGTGCTTCACCATGTGCAAGGACAGCAAgtcctcgacgacgacgacgacgacggtggcggCTTCGGCGGCTGCGGCGGCAGCTTCGTCTGAACCGAACACCGCCAGCACCGGATTGTCTGCGGATTCGAGCTCGAACAAAGATTCGGGCATGGGCACCGGGGTCCTCGAGTCGCAAGCCGCCGTCAACAAAAG CGCAAACGAATCCGACAGCACCGATCTGGTGACGACCAGCTCTTCGACGTCCTCTTCAACACCAGCGGCGCTTTCAGCATCATCAGCTGGAAACGCCACCGGCAATCGCTTCTTCCGCCAGGGCTCCCAGGAGGGTGGCTACTCGTCGAGCTCGCTGGAGACGCTGTCCCGCCGGGGCAGCAACCCGGATCCGACGGCGGCGGACAGCGGTTCCACCGAGCAGCAGCAGACTCCGGCAGCGACGCTCACCAGCAAAAAGGCGGCGGGTGCGACTGCTGCTACGGGGGATGCCGCGGACAAGCCGATTCAGCTGTGCGCGTGCTCTTGCACGGGTTGGGCGGAGATTTGCATTCGACGGCCGACAGGAATGCTGTCCTGGATGATGAGGGTGCAGAACCAGATTAACTATGATCAGTCGATGGGAGAGTTTCCGCTGCAGGACTTGACGACACTGTTTGTGCCCAGCCTGGACGGAGGCATCGTGGGTGCGGACTTTTTCGGGCAGGTTGTTCCGACTGCTGGTGGCGGGGAAGTTCCACCGGCGGTCATTCCCAGCAAAGAGTTGGACGTGGTTGCAGGTCCATCAGCGGTTCAGATTCCACCGGCCACGTTGAAGGCTACCAAAGTGTCCATCTCGGACGAGGTATTTGAGATCCGGAAGGACGAAGAGAGCAGTGACATGGGAGAGGACGAAGATGTGCTGGTTGAGCCGCATGAGGCTACTATTGGGACCACGACGGGCCCGATCGATATACCGCGGCACGGGGCGGTTGCAGAAGATGCCAACGAAGATGAGGACGATGTGGCATTTGACGATCCCGAGGGAAGGTCACGTAATCCGGTGCGTCGAGTAAACTCGAGTCCCGAAATGAGCTCCAACTGGAAGAACCAGTTCTTGAACAAGATCAACAGCAAGGAAGGCGAGGGTTTCGAGGGACCGATGGAAATGGAGGTTCAACAGAAGAAGAAAAACTACGGGAAAGGCGTCAGCTGTGAGGCGATCCCGGAAGAAATAGCTGGATCAACGCCCCCAAGTGGACCTAAAACTACCACTCCAGCTCCTCCAAGTGACAGCTTGACCGTCCGAGCGTCGGGAAATGTCAGGCAACAGCCAGATTTCACCACATCCGGAGCGACTCTCCACCCGTCGGCCTCTCTGCCGGAATCCTCCGAGGCAGAACCATCAACCACATCCGCCCCAAAGAAGCAACACTCTGCCGACGACGCCATCACCGGAGGTCGCCTCGAAGCGACCAGCTCGTCTACGGAGACCATTGCTTCCCCAGCGATGATGATGAATCCGATAGCCCAAACCCTTTCCTCGTCCTCTCTTAACCTTAAACTCCCGATGGAGAAAATTACCACCAAACCGCCTCAATCCCCTGCCCCGCTGTCCCCGCGCCTCCTCGCACGCAACGCCATTAACGGCAAACTGTCCAACTCGGGCACAGCCTCCCCGGCGTTCCCCGCCATCTCCGGCGCCGGGACCATGCACCCCACCTCGAACGAAAACGACTTCCCCCGCGGGCGCTCCAAAACCATTTCCGTAGCGCGCGAGCACTACAGTCGGGACAACCTCAAGTGGGGCGGCTACAGTAAAAGCTCTGCCCAGTCGCGCCTCCGCGGTGAACAGGCcggcggtggtggtggcggtgccGCGACCCGCTCCGTCATCAGCCCGAGCTTCGTCTTTCTGCAGCTCTACCACAGCGGTCAACTCAACTCGGAGAAGCCCATCCTCATGGACAAGGACGCCAGCGATCGGGCCATCCACCTGCTCGACCTGATCGCGCCCTTCGAAAAGCACAAGATCGGCGTCCTGTACGTTGGACCCGGCCAAGCCGGCAACGAGGCGGAAATCCTCAAGAACCGCTTTGGAAGTCTGCGATATGCGAAATTCCTCCGCAAATTGGGCACCCTGGTCGCCATCAAGGAGGCGAAGGAGCAAAACTTCTTCATCGATCTGGAGTGTAACGGCAAGGACGGGAACTTCACGTACATCTGGCAGGACGACATCGTGCAGGTGACGTTCCACGTGGCGACGCTGATGCCGAACCACCGGCACGATCCCAACTGCAACGAGAAGAAGAAGCACATCGGGAACGACTTTGTGTCGATCGTGTACAACGAGAGCGGCGACCCGTACGACCTGAAGACGATCAAG GGTCAATTTAACTACGCCTGTGTGGTGATCGAACCGATGGAGCTGGACAGCAACCGCGTCTTCGTGCTGGCTCGGGACGAAATTGCGCAGCACGTGAGCGCCAAGCCCAAGATTGTGTCCGATTCGGGCGCACCGCTTCTGGCCCGCCAGATGGCACTGCATGCAAAT TTGGCTTCACTGGTGTCGCAATCGCTCAAGATCAAAAACCAGAACCCGTACGCATCCAACTGGCTGGAGCGGCTGCGGAAGATTAAGAACATACGCGCCAAGGCCGCCAGCAGTGTGGACACGCAGGAGCAGCAGACTACCGGCAGTGGTGGGCCGGTTCGTGGTCCCGGCGGAAGTGTCGGATCGGCGCAGGATCTGACCACGGCCTCGACGACGCGTGGCGACGATTTCACCGTTTATACTCAGTAG